Proteins from a single region of Limosilactobacillus fermentum:
- a CDS encoding cation:proton antiporter, which produces MSTIFGILMLLIAVVAANVLHLLWPRLPLAIYRILAGIVLALIPVQSHTFELDPKTFLLLIIAPLLFNDGQGTSPRELSRNLKQTLSMAVTLVVFSVLVVGTGLHLAMAETFSLPLAFMLGAIITPTDAVAVKSLSATVAMPRNVNRTLEHEALFNDASGLVLFGLATSTLSSGHFSLGQGIFTFLYVFLGGIIFGALIGFLAIQLRTTLMRTHVDIGRIVIPINLMTPIVTYWFAEELHLSGILAVVAAGIVHALLYTRLRLTSAKVQIASTTIWSMVADILNGLVFVFLGVTLPSVLGNTSLARLAKIFVVAIALYLVMGALRYFWSQLKFVDLHSKKKQRQKDSFLLSLGGIHGTITLAMAFSIPHTINGQPLAARNTIILIAALVIIISITVGALAFPRILPAKKKSYRQSEFQYQLNKTVHYAIDQLANEPGGAAEKAVVLNVLSSQSTLTFKTNQARFQRIYDRAHEVELAAITKLSEEGKVTDKIARLYVGLISRELASHGDGLINFCRGIYYRIKWHRVRHRVSHITPAQTAYFKREVAPIQQQVARVFDLIYPQVIAYLNDIQTPANTHEVTMVRRSYFNRQRFFRQHEHLDGEQIDILFVAAFQFEHSYIQQAAAKGTISVELANALNEHISTDQLVYIQSTN; this is translated from the coding sequence TTGTCGACGATTTTTGGGATCTTAATGCTCCTAATTGCCGTGGTGGCCGCCAACGTCTTACACCTCTTGTGGCCCCGGCTGCCACTGGCCATCTACCGAATTTTAGCCGGGATTGTCTTGGCCCTGATTCCCGTTCAATCCCACACCTTTGAACTAGATCCCAAAACCTTCCTCTTGTTAATCATTGCCCCCCTACTCTTTAACGACGGGCAGGGAACCTCCCCACGCGAACTATCGCGTAACCTCAAACAAACGCTATCAATGGCGGTCACCTTAGTTGTCTTCTCGGTACTGGTGGTAGGGACTGGCTTGCACTTAGCGATGGCGGAGACCTTCTCCTTACCGCTAGCCTTCATGTTGGGGGCAATCATCACCCCCACCGATGCGGTCGCCGTCAAGTCACTATCGGCAACGGTGGCGATGCCCAGAAACGTCAACCGGACCTTAGAGCACGAAGCCCTTTTTAACGATGCGTCCGGCCTGGTCTTGTTCGGCCTGGCCACCTCCACCCTGTCATCGGGGCACTTTTCCTTAGGGCAGGGGATCTTCACCTTCCTCTACGTCTTCTTAGGCGGGATCATCTTTGGGGCGCTGATCGGTTTCCTAGCCATCCAATTGCGGACAACCTTGATGCGGACCCACGTTGATATCGGGCGAATTGTGATCCCGATCAACCTGATGACTCCAATCGTCACCTACTGGTTTGCCGAGGAACTCCACTTATCCGGGATCCTGGCCGTGGTGGCCGCTGGGATCGTCCACGCCCTCTTGTACACCCGCTTGCGGTTGACCTCGGCTAAGGTCCAAATTGCCTCCACCACGATCTGGTCGATGGTCGCTGACATTTTAAACGGGCTGGTCTTCGTCTTCTTGGGGGTCACCTTGCCCAGCGTGCTCGGTAACACTTCCCTAGCGCGCCTAGCCAAGATTTTCGTGGTCGCCATTGCCCTCTACTTAGTAATGGGGGCGCTACGCTACTTCTGGAGCCAACTCAAGTTCGTTGACCTCCACTCTAAGAAAAAGCAGCGCCAAAAGGACAGTTTCCTACTCTCCCTTGGCGGAATCCACGGGACGATCACTTTAGCGATGGCCTTTTCAATCCCCCACACCATCAACGGCCAACCCCTAGCGGCCCGCAACACGATAATTTTGATCGCCGCCCTCGTGATCATCATCAGCATCACGGTCGGGGCGCTCGCCTTTCCACGCATCCTACCGGCCAAAAAGAAGAGTTACCGGCAAAGCGAGTTCCAATATCAACTTAACAAGACCGTCCACTACGCCATCGACCAACTCGCCAATGAACCGGGCGGGGCGGCCGAAAAAGCGGTGGTCTTAAACGTGTTATCCAGCCAAAGCACCCTAACCTTTAAGACCAACCAGGCCCGCTTCCAAAGGATTTATGACCGGGCCCACGAGGTCGAACTCGCCGCGATCACCAAGCTCAGTGAAGAAGGCAAGGTGACCGACAAGATCGCCCGCCTGTACGTCGGGTTGATCTCACGGGAACTGGCTAGCCACGGGGACGGGCTGATCAACTTCTGTCGGGGGATTTACTACCGGATCAAGTGGCACCGGGTCCGCCACCGGGTTTCGCACATAACCCCGGCCCAAACCGCCTACTTCAAGCGCGAGGTCGCCCCGATCCAGCAACAGGTCGCCCGCGTCTTTGACCTGATCTACCCCCAAGTCATCGCCTACCTGAATGACATCCAGACCCCCGCCAACACCCACGAGGTGACGATGGTCCGGCGCTCCTATTTCAACCGCCAGCGTTTCTTCCGCCAGCACGAGCACCTCGACGGCGAGCAAATCGACATCCTCTTCGTGGCGGCCTTCCAATTTGAACATTCCTACATCCAGCAGGCGGCCGCCAAAGGTACGATTTCGGTTGAACTGGCCAACGCCCTTAACGAACACATCTCCACCGACCAGTTGGTGTACATTCAATCGACTAACTAG
- a CDS encoding lipoate--protein ligase: MKYLVTDTRDIRYNLALETYLMEHVQLDEPILYFYINSPCIILGRNQDAYEEVNLDYVREHNIIVTRRTSGGGAVFDDLGNVSFSFITKDDGHSNGNFAKFTDPVIEVLHEMGATKAELSGRNDLQIEGKKFSGNAMRIAHGRMFSHGTLMYDVDLDVIGHALNVPKDKIESKGIKSVHSRVTNLKPHFTPDYQHLTIEEFRDTLAKKILGVSDLADAKEYVLSDEDKAAVAKINAEIFSNWDFVYGKSPKAAIQHRQHFDQGTVDFRFQIEGGKIAYLKVYGDFLGQEDVRDFEQRLLGVRYDREAINQKIDEGLVARVFGKITKDEIVDLLVRQE, encoded by the coding sequence ATGAAGTACTTAGTCACTGATACCAGGGACATTCGCTATAACCTGGCGCTAGAAACCTACCTGATGGAGCACGTCCAACTCGATGAGCCGATCCTCTACTTTTACATCAATTCGCCTTGCATCATTCTCGGCCGCAATCAGGACGCCTATGAAGAGGTCAACCTTGATTACGTGCGTGAACATAACATCATCGTTACCCGCCGGACCTCCGGGGGTGGGGCGGTCTTTGACGACCTGGGCAACGTTTCCTTTAGCTTTATCACTAAAGATGATGGCCACTCTAACGGGAACTTCGCTAAGTTCACCGACCCGGTGATCGAAGTCCTGCACGAAATGGGGGCGACCAAGGCTGAACTATCCGGGCGCAACGACTTACAGATCGAAGGTAAGAAGTTCTCCGGCAACGCCATGCGGATTGCCCACGGGCGGATGTTCTCCCATGGCACCCTGATGTACGACGTCGACCTCGACGTGATTGGCCACGCCCTCAATGTGCCTAAGGACAAGATTGAATCCAAGGGAATTAAGTCGGTCCACAGCCGGGTAACTAACCTAAAGCCCCACTTCACGCCGGACTACCAGCACCTGACGATCGAGGAATTCCGCGACACGCTAGCCAAGAAGATCCTCGGTGTCAGTGACCTAGCCGATGCCAAGGAATACGTGCTGAGTGATGAAGACAAGGCCGCCGTGGCCAAGATCAACGCGGAGATCTTTAGCAACTGGGACTTCGTATATGGCAAGTCGCCCAAGGCGGCCATCCAACACCGCCAACACTTTGACCAGGGGACGGTCGACTTCCGTTTTCAAATTGAGGGCGGTAAGATTGCCTACCTCAAGGTCTATGGTGACTTCTTAGGTCAAGAAGACGTGCGCGATTTTGAACAGCGTTTGTTGGGGGTTCGCTACGACCGGGAAGCCATCAACCAAAAGATTGACGAGGGCTTGGTGGCCCGGGTCTTTGGTAAGATCACCAAGGACGAAATTGTCGACCTGCTGGTCCGGCAGGAATGA
- a CDS encoding OsmC family protein, whose product MTFRSLYHTEVINDAGLNGHARVTLGGDLDVLTSSPLQDDPGTNPEQLLGLALATCLNATIEAEEGRRGLEHAAEVKVGVDMGKDTEGYQFFLDCQVRIPQVAEAETQEILAKCERRCPVAKIVGSSQNVRVHLVKQFAF is encoded by the coding sequence ATGACTTTTCGTTCTTTATACCACACCGAAGTGATTAATGATGCCGGTTTAAACGGCCACGCCCGCGTGACCCTGGGCGGTGACTTAGATGTTTTGACGTCCAGCCCGCTCCAGGATGACCCGGGGACCAACCCGGAACAGCTCCTGGGATTAGCGCTGGCTACTTGTTTAAACGCCACGATCGAAGCTGAAGAGGGGCGCCGGGGACTAGAACACGCCGCCGAAGTTAAGGTTGGCGTTGACATGGGCAAGGATACCGAGGGCTACCAGTTCTTTTTGGACTGCCAGGTCCGGATTCCCCAAGTCGCTGAAGCAGAGACCCAAGAGATCTTGGCCAAGTGCGAACGCCGCTGCCCAGTTGCTAAAATCGTTGGTTCAAGCCAAAACGTCAGGGTGCACCTGGTTAAGCAATTCGCATTTTAG
- a CDS encoding alpha/beta hydrolase, whose translation MQKTSNKRRRWPWVVGGLVTLLVVAFLGVALYFFNVAMVAGHKSFINNNTKIEKSDPLYAQKMWFQKTPKQVWTMKSATDNLKLDADYIPAAKKTNKSVLIAHGYMNNKDSMGAYAAMFHQLGYNVLIPDARAHGDSQGKYIGYGWPERYDERKWINRLIKENGADSQIVMFGVSMGGATTMMTSGIKLPSQVKAFIEDCGYTSVNAELMHEAKDLYGLPVFVAWPLIKTMSGINRVANGFFIGQASSVKSLHHNHRPMLFIHGTKDTFVPTAMVYQNYAATRGPKELWLVKGAVHAKSFATAPAAYQEHVKDFLEKYIK comes from the coding sequence ATGCAAAAAACGAGCAACAAACGCCGCCGCTGGCCCTGGGTGGTCGGTGGCTTAGTGACCCTCTTAGTGGTCGCCTTTTTAGGGGTGGCCCTGTATTTCTTTAACGTCGCAATGGTGGCGGGGCACAAGTCCTTTATTAACAACAATACCAAGATTGAAAAGTCCGACCCGCTTTACGCCCAGAAGATGTGGTTCCAAAAGACCCCTAAGCAGGTTTGGACGATGAAGTCGGCGACCGACAACCTGAAGCTGGACGCCGATTACATTCCGGCGGCCAAGAAGACCAATAAGTCGGTCCTGATCGCCCACGGTTACATGAATAACAAGGATTCGATGGGGGCCTACGCCGCGATGTTCCACCAGCTGGGCTACAACGTCTTGATCCCGGACGCCCGGGCCCACGGCGATAGCCAGGGGAAATACATCGGTTACGGCTGGCCGGAACGCTACGACGAACGTAAGTGGATTAACCGTCTGATTAAAGAAAACGGCGCCGATAGTCAGATCGTGATGTTCGGGGTCTCAATGGGGGGCGCCACGACGATGATGACGTCGGGCATCAAGTTGCCTAGCCAGGTCAAGGCCTTCATTGAAGACTGTGGCTACACCAGCGTTAACGCCGAACTGATGCACGAAGCTAAGGACCTGTACGGCTTGCCGGTATTTGTCGCCTGGCCGCTGATCAAGACGATGAGTGGTATCAACCGGGTTGCCAACGGCTTTTTCATCGGCCAGGCTAGTTCGGTGAAGTCCCTACACCACAACCATCGCCCAATGCTCTTCATTCACGGTACCAAGGACACCTTTGTCCCAACCGCGATGGTCTACCAAAACTACGCCGCGACTAGGGGTCCCAAGGAACTGTGGTTGGTCAAGGGAGCCGTTCACGCTAAGTCCTTTGCGACCGCCCCAGCGGCTTACCAAGAGCACGTGAAGGACTTTTTGGAGAAGTATATTAAATAG
- a CDS encoding helix-turn-helix domain-containing protein, protein MFPERLRALRAGQKITLQELADALSKNLAPGEKPNSPSQIGNWERGIRTPSYVEVRKLAEYFNVSLDYLTGRSDHDETDLAKLFFDTNKALTFNQRTLTSEDRYEIFQLIDGYFKGQANRRETATFYAQQEELNLNFKDES, encoded by the coding sequence ATGTTTCCAGAACGACTCCGGGCCTTGCGCGCCGGACAAAAAATTACCCTCCAAGAACTAGCCGACGCCCTGAGCAAGAACTTAGCCCCGGGTGAAAAGCCTAACTCCCCCTCCCAAATCGGGAACTGGGAGCGGGGGATCCGGACCCCGTCTTACGTTGAGGTCCGCAAGCTAGCCGAGTACTTTAACGTCAGCCTCGACTACTTGACCGGGCGCTCCGACCACGACGAAACCGATTTGGCCAAGCTCTTTTTTGATACCAACAAGGCCCTGACCTTCAACCAGCGGACCCTAACCAGCGAGGACCGCTACGAAATCTTCCAACTGATTGACGGCTACTTTAAGGGCCAGGCCAACCGTCGCGAAACCGCCACTTTCTATGCCCAACAAGAAGAACTGAACTTAAACTTTAAGGACGAATCATGA
- a CDS encoding universal stress protein, with protein sequence MTNGTYQRILVPIDGSRATPVVMEKAIAAAKKHQAHLDILNVAQVNQLTDGYAIASSLSTSQTFDLVKTTQERLGDLKKHAEESGVKSVAIHIRFGNPKQVIARDFIADHHNDLIVIGTTGLSMVERLIVGSVTSYVVRNAACDVEVVRV encoded by the coding sequence ATGACAAACGGAACTTACCAACGCATCTTAGTCCCCATCGACGGCTCCCGGGCGACCCCGGTCGTCATGGAAAAGGCGATTGCCGCCGCCAAAAAGCACCAGGCCCACTTAGACATCCTAAACGTCGCCCAGGTTAACCAGCTGACCGACGGCTACGCGATTGCCAGTTCGCTGAGCACCAGCCAAACCTTCGACCTGGTTAAAACGACCCAGGAGCGGCTGGGCGACTTAAAGAAGCACGCCGAAGAAAGCGGGGTTAAATCGGTCGCTATCCACATCCGCTTTGGCAACCCCAAGCAGGTGATCGCCCGCGACTTTATCGCCGACCACCACAACGATTTAATCGTGATTGGTACCACCGGCCTGTCGATGGTCGAACGCCTGATTGTCGGCTCGGTCACTAGTTACGTGGTCCGTAACGCCGCTTGCGACGTGGAGGTCGTACGGGTTTAG
- a CDS encoding ANTAR domain-containing protein, whose product MVSHQLTISLDEDAFRALEKRAQSERRPLEEVAASMLTTASKVPATGMTSLEGRFVVGQIVTPSAFDPTEPLVLVRGIYYRYRIAGKPQPGQRFVVTAVKDNVLTLTPTNESEDDA is encoded by the coding sequence ATGGTTTCGCATCAACTGACAATTTCCCTTGACGAAGATGCCTTTCGGGCCCTTGAAAAGAGGGCGCAAAGCGAACGACGCCCACTAGAAGAGGTGGCGGCTTCCATGCTGACCACCGCTAGCAAGGTCCCGGCGACCGGGATGACCAGTTTAGAGGGGCGCTTCGTGGTTGGCCAAATCGTCACCCCATCTGCTTTCGACCCCACCGAGCCACTCGTCTTGGTGCGGGGGATTTACTACCGCTACCGGATTGCGGGCAAGCCACAACCCGGCCAACGTTTCGTGGTCACCGCAGTCAAAGATAACGTCTTAACCCTCACCCCCACCAACGAAAGCGAGGATGATGCCTGA
- a CDS encoding SPFH domain-containing protein gives MFGIAIVKQNTQGLIETLGKYSRTVEAGLHLYIPLVQHVRHVSLAMQPILLQKYSVITSDNADVQASVSLNYHVTDAVKYSYENTNSEESMIQLVRGHLRDIIGRLELNQALGSTSNINAQLAAAIGDLTGLYGINVDRVNIDELTPSPEIQKAMDKQLTADRERVATIARAEGEARNIKLTTDAKNAALVETAQAQATATRTKADAEAYRIEKIRQALSSVDDKYFRDQSLLAFSKLAEGNNNLVVMDKDDITELGKVPVAKELWDAGKNK, from the coding sequence ATGTTCGGAATTGCCATCGTCAAGCAAAACACCCAGGGGCTGATTGAAACCTTAGGGAAGTACTCCCGGACTGTCGAAGCCGGTTTACACCTGTACATTCCCCTGGTTCAACACGTCCGCCACGTTAGCTTGGCCATGCAGCCCATCTTATTGCAAAAGTACAGCGTCATCACCAGCGATAACGCCGACGTACAGGCCTCGGTTTCGTTAAACTACCACGTCACCGACGCCGTTAAGTACAGCTACGAAAACACCAACTCCGAGGAGTCGATGATCCAACTGGTCCGCGGCCACCTGCGCGACATCATCGGCCGGCTGGAATTAAACCAGGCCCTCGGTTCGACTTCCAACATCAACGCCCAGCTGGCCGCTGCGATCGGCGATTTAACCGGCCTGTACGGAATTAACGTTGACCGGGTCAACATTGATGAACTGACCCCGTCACCGGAGATCCAAAAGGCGATGGACAAGCAGCTGACCGCCGACCGGGAACGGGTAGCCACGATCGCCCGGGCCGAAGGGGAAGCCCGCAACATCAAGCTGACCACCGACGCTAAAAACGCCGCCCTGGTCGAAACCGCGCAGGCCCAAGCCACGGCGACGCGGACCAAGGCCGACGCCGAAGCCTACCGGATTGAAAAGATTCGCCAGGCCCTGAGTAGCGTTGACGACAAGTACTTCCGCGACCAAAGCCTACTGGCCTTCTCTAAGCTGGCGGAGGGCAACAACAATTTAGTGGTGATGGATAAAGACGACATCACCGAACTAGGTAAGGTCCCGGTCGCTAAGGAATTGTGGGACGCCGGCAAAAACAAATAA
- a CDS encoding MFS transporter, with the protein MFNFLKPSPDATKLVPKEKVAGEYRKRQAGVLVATCVTYLSYYIIRLIFTTEQKPIMEAYGFSIGQIGLILSTFGIGYGVAKLFMGGLADKSNTKWFLASGLYLSCIFNAFLGFTKNFYIILFLMILVAVTQAMGAVACQREISLWFAKKNRGTMFSIWASAHNAGAFACVAVIQMATLLFSGSLTMVFLTASVISAIIATLMLLINSERPEAVGLPNMAEYSGYVELDEKGEATSQELSQKSFTQILFQDILTNKVVWAVTLTSMSIYIVRYGVMSWIPSYLPTKGFSADWAKWLVGIFELSAVPGVIILGLVSDFLKGRRSLVCFICVIGLIACLITYFTSTSQAVITVVLFIMGSLIYAPLSLVGLMVNEAVPNYAVGLSTGFMGFFQYVFGETAATALIGQLVDHFGWGASATTIYVAAAAAFLLLVYLVFKERKIMQMEAKANAANGN; encoded by the coding sequence ATGTTTAACTTCTTAAAGCCGTCACCGGACGCAACGAAACTGGTGCCTAAAGAAAAGGTCGCCGGCGAATACCGCAAGCGTCAGGCGGGGGTCTTAGTCGCCACTTGTGTTACCTACCTGTCCTACTACATCATTCGGCTGATTTTCACCACCGAACAAAAGCCGATCATGGAGGCGTACGGCTTTTCAATCGGTCAAATTGGGCTGATTTTATCAACCTTTGGGATTGGTTACGGGGTGGCCAAGCTGTTCATGGGGGGCTTAGCCGATAAGTCCAACACCAAGTGGTTCTTGGCTTCCGGGCTGTACCTATCTTGTATTTTCAACGCCTTCTTGGGCTTCACCAAGAACTTTTACATCATCTTATTCCTGATGATCTTAGTGGCCGTGACCCAAGCCATGGGGGCCGTGGCCTGCCAACGTGAAATCTCGCTCTGGTTCGCTAAGAAGAACCGGGGGACGATGTTCTCCATCTGGGCCTCTGCCCACAACGCCGGGGCCTTTGCCTGCGTGGCCGTGATTCAAATGGCCACCCTGCTCTTCTCAGGTTCTTTAACGATGGTTTTCTTGACCGCTTCCGTTATCTCAGCTATTATCGCAACCTTAATGTTGCTTATTAACTCGGAACGGCCAGAAGCAGTAGGGCTGCCAAACATGGCGGAATACTCTGGTTACGTGGAACTGGACGAAAAGGGGGAAGCTACCTCCCAAGAACTTTCCCAAAAGTCCTTCACCCAGATCCTCTTCCAAGACATCTTGACTAACAAGGTGGTTTGGGCCGTTACTTTGACGTCAATGTCAATTTACATTGTCCGTTACGGGGTCATGAGTTGGATCCCAAGTTACCTGCCGACCAAGGGCTTCTCCGCCGACTGGGCCAAGTGGTTAGTCGGGATCTTTGAACTTTCGGCCGTGCCAGGGGTAATCATCTTAGGGTTGGTCTCCGACTTCTTGAAGGGGCGCCGTTCCTTAGTTTGTTTCATCTGCGTGATTGGTTTGATTGCCTGCCTGATCACTTACTTTACTAGCACCAGTCAAGCCGTAATCACGGTAGTCCTCTTCATTATGGGGAGCCTGATTTACGCCCCACTGTCCTTAGTGGGACTAATGGTCAATGAAGCCGTGCCGAACTACGCCGTTGGGCTGTCGACCGGGTTCATGGGCTTCTTCCAATACGTCTTCGGTGAAACGGCCGCGACGGCCCTGATCGGTCAACTGGTCGACCACTTTGGTTGGGGCGCTTCGGCGACGACGATTTACGTGGCGGCCGCCGCTGCCTTCTTGCTCTTGGTTTACCTGGTCTTCAAGGAACGCAAGATCATGCAAATGGAAGCCAAGGCCAACGCGGCTAACGGAAATTAG
- the tkt gene encoding transketolase, with product MQREEMLAVNALRFLSVDMINQANSGHPGIAIDAAPMAYTLWERVMNFNPRDPEWLNRDRFILSAGHGSALLYSLLHLNGFDLSLADLKAFRQLGSKTPGHPEYGWTPGVDASTGPLSQGLGMAAGLAMAEKHLAAVYNRPGLPLIDHYTYVLAGDGDLMEGLSQEAINLAGQLGLGKLIVLYDSNQVSLDGPLSFSSHEDPRQRLTAAGWQYLVVDDGNADLDAIEAAIKQAQQSTQPTMIEVKTTIGYGAPNGGTNKVHGAPLGEEGRQAMADFYSWSAAPFEIAPAIRQRFETAVANKRAAYDNWQALFATYRAQYPKEARQLTNPQLSVTGVATTRKPGEKVATRQASAEVLQTVAGANPQFWGGAADLASSNKTFLDGGGTFGKDTPAGKNIFFGVREFGMAAAVNGINLHGGTRAFGSTFLVFTDYLRAAIRQAALMHLPSIFIGTHDSIAVGEDGPTHQPVEQLASFRAMPNLNVIRPADANETAAAWRVMAQTTDRPSLLVASRQSLPVLEETVDAPVERGGYVLADSSREVPDGIIIAAGSEVSLALQARELLFDDGIDVRVVSMPSTNLFDEQPKAYRDAVLPPQVTRRLAVEMGASQSWYKYVGLNGKVMGVDRFGISGQGAEVVKALGFTPEHIFREYKHLNKTNYLAVKTPVIQ from the coding sequence ATGCAACGAGAAGAAATGCTGGCGGTTAACGCCCTACGCTTTTTGAGCGTCGATATGATTAACCAAGCTAACAGCGGTCACCCCGGGATTGCCATTGACGCCGCCCCGATGGCCTACACCCTGTGGGAACGGGTGATGAACTTTAACCCCCGCGACCCAGAGTGGCTTAACCGCGACCGTTTTATCCTCTCGGCGGGGCACGGCTCGGCGTTGTTATACAGCCTCTTGCACCTCAACGGGTTTGACCTGTCGCTCGCCGACTTGAAGGCTTTTCGCCAACTCGGCTCCAAGACTCCCGGTCACCCCGAATACGGCTGGACCCCAGGGGTGGATGCCTCGACGGGCCCGCTCTCCCAGGGGCTAGGGATGGCGGCTGGGCTGGCAATGGCCGAAAAGCATTTGGCCGCCGTCTACAACCGGCCGGGCCTGCCGCTGATCGACCACTACACCTACGTTCTGGCCGGTGACGGCGACTTGATGGAGGGGCTCAGCCAGGAAGCAATCAACCTGGCCGGTCAATTAGGGCTGGGCAAGCTGATCGTCTTGTACGACTCCAACCAGGTTTCCTTAGATGGCCCGCTAAGCTTTAGTAGCCACGAGGACCCACGCCAACGCTTAACGGCAGCTGGTTGGCAGTACCTGGTGGTTGACGATGGCAACGCCGATCTGGATGCGATTGAAGCGGCGATCAAGCAGGCCCAGCAAAGCACGCAGCCAACCATGATCGAAGTTAAGACCACGATTGGTTACGGGGCCCCGAATGGCGGCACAAACAAGGTGCACGGCGCTCCCCTGGGGGAAGAGGGGCGTCAAGCGATGGCCGACTTCTATTCCTGGTCAGCGGCGCCCTTTGAAATTGCCCCGGCGATCCGCCAACGCTTCGAAACCGCGGTGGCTAATAAGCGGGCAGCCTACGACAACTGGCAAGCCCTCTTTGCCACCTACCGGGCTCAGTACCCAAAGGAAGCCCGCCAGTTGACTAACCCGCAATTAAGTGTGACGGGGGTAGCGACCACCCGTAAACCGGGGGAGAAGGTGGCGACTCGTCAAGCTAGTGCGGAGGTCTTGCAAACGGTGGCCGGCGCCAACCCGCAGTTCTGGGGTGGGGCGGCCGACCTGGCTAGCTCGAACAAGACCTTCTTGGACGGCGGTGGCACCTTTGGTAAGGACACCCCGGCCGGCAAGAACATCTTCTTTGGCGTCCGCGAGTTTGGGATGGCCGCGGCCGTCAACGGGATCAACCTCCACGGGGGGACCCGGGCCTTTGGGAGCACCTTTTTAGTCTTCACCGACTACCTGCGGGCCGCCATCCGCCAAGCGGCACTGATGCACCTGCCGTCGATCTTTATCGGTACCCACGACTCGATCGCCGTGGGGGAGGACGGGCCGACCCACCAGCCGGTAGAGCAGCTGGCTAGCTTCCGGGCGATGCCGAACCTCAACGTTATTCGCCCCGCTGACGCTAACGAAACGGCCGCGGCCTGGCGGGTGATGGCACAGACGACCGACCGCCCGTCGTTATTAGTGGCGTCACGCCAAAGCTTACCGGTGCTAGAAGAAACGGTGGACGCACCGGTCGAGCGGGGGGGTTACGTGTTGGCGGATTCGAGTCGTGAGGTGCCGGATGGCATTATCATTGCGGCCGGTTCGGAAGTCTCCCTAGCCTTACAAGCCCGCGAGCTCCTTTTCGATGACGGGATCGATGTTCGGGTCGTTTCGATGCCAAGCACTAACCTTTTCGATGAGCAACCGAAGGCGTACCGAGATGCGGTCTTACCGCCACAAGTAACCCGGCGGCTCGCTGTCGAGATGGGTGCCAGTCAGTCGTGGTACAAATACGTCGGCTTAAACGGAAAAGTTATGGGCGTTGACCGGTTTGGTATTAGCGGTCAGGGGGCCGAAGTCGTTAAAGCCCTGGGCTTCACGCCGGAACACATTTTTCGGGAGTATAAGCATTTAAATAAAACGAATTACCTAGCCGTCAAAACACCTGTGATTCAATAA
- a CDS encoding transaldolase family protein — protein MQFTNQATIEIYADGADINDMREMAKLPEVTGFTTNPSLMKRAGVTNYLAFAKQVVAEFPSMPVSFEVFTQDPDQIKEEATILSSLGPNVYVKVPILSLDGQPNINLLRELSNQGIKLNVTAITTKEQVRWALDALDPVVPAIVSLFVGRVADTGVDPTSFVICSSAMSYRYPNVKLLWASTREVDNIRQAEQSGLDIITVPPTILQKWLSRRDMTPADVALDTVRGFEEDIQALGFSILDDVADPVK, from the coding sequence ATGCAATTTACGAACCAAGCAACGATTGAAATTTACGCCGACGGGGCCGACATTAATGACATGCGTGAAATGGCCAAGTTACCGGAAGTGACTGGCTTTACCACCAACCCGTCCTTGATGAAGCGGGCTGGGGTAACCAACTACCTGGCCTTTGCCAAGCAGGTGGTTGCCGAGTTCCCGTCGATGCCGGTTTCCTTTGAGGTCTTCACCCAGGACCCGGATCAGATTAAAGAAGAGGCCACGATCCTGTCCTCTTTGGGGCCCAACGTCTACGTCAAGGTACCGATCTTATCCTTAGATGGGCAACCCAATATCAACCTGTTGCGTGAACTCTCCAACCAGGGGATCAAGCTTAACGTAACGGCGATCACGACCAAGGAACAGGTGCGCTGGGCCTTAGACGCCCTCGATCCCGTGGTGCCCGCGATTGTGTCCCTCTTCGTTGGGCGGGTCGCCGACACCGGGGTTGACCCGACTTCCTTTGTGATTTGCAGCTCGGCAATGTCATACCGCTACCCCAACGTGAAGTTGCTCTGGGCGTCGACCCGGGAAGTTGATAACATCCGCCAGGCCGAACAATCCGGCTTAGACATCATCACGGTACCACCGACGATCCTGCAAAAGTGGCTATCGCGCCGGGACATGACGCCGGCCGACGTCGCCTTAGACACGGTGCGTGGTTTCGAAGAAGACATCCAGGCACTGGGCTTTAGCATCCTCGATGACGTCGCTGACCCGGTTAAGTAA